One stretch of Kogia breviceps isolate mKogBre1 chromosome 18, mKogBre1 haplotype 1, whole genome shotgun sequence DNA includes these proteins:
- the RNF225 gene encoding LOW QUALITY PROTEIN: RING finger protein 225 (The sequence of the model RefSeq protein was modified relative to this genomic sequence to represent the inferred CDS: inserted 1 base in 1 codon; substituted 1 base at 1 genomic stop codon) has protein sequence MSLDCHCPVSLCLLPCTSDIWPESGLVFPVLVAPPWGQGGQCDRSGGNLASGGSGVECLICVSPFDSVFKLPKCLDXSHVFCLERLARLSLATAGGGDAVARPVCRATTRLAPRRGLPALPTQLGLLPGSARAPPPRQGSVRFDRRRCLPYLRQPPPAPGPRKARPPPPRRLTLPXSAWVFHAAVPLAVLVATGLVVTDFYIFLIPRATTSSPARPQLVALAPAPGFSWFPPRPTPAAPWTPGRVPRPVGPDLNAAPAGAAEDALEPEGVPEETETPDGPLDRRCWGPPSLDGRLFPGHTWEWPTAGPTPPLLPRLWSCCMQAEPGWDPAISVLVLHLLPYTPGWGLGLKGEVWPGQDWGETGGA, from the exons ATGAGCCTCGactgtcactgccctgtcagCCTGTGCCTCCTTCCTTGCACCTCCGACATCTGGCCGGAGTCAGGCTTGGTGTTCCCTGTCCTGGTGGCAcctccctgggggcagggagggcagtGTGACAGGTCTGGTGGGAACCTGGCATCTGGAGGGAGTGGCGTGGAATGTCTCATCTGCGTGTCGCCCTTCGACAGCGTATTCAAGCTGCCCAAGTGCCTGGACTGAAGCCACGTCTTCTGCCTCGAGCGCCTGGCTCGTCTGTCTCTGGCCACGGCGGGCGGCGGCGACGCGGTGGCCCGTCCCGTGTGCCGCGCGACCACGCGCCTGGCCCCACGCCGCGGGCTCCCCGCGCTGCCCACGCAGCTCGGCCTGCTACCCGGCTCCGCACGCGCACCGCCGCCGCGCCAGGGCTCCGTGCGCTTCGACCGCCGGCGCTGCCTGCCGTACCTGCGGCAGCCGCCGCCCGCGCCCGGACCGCGCAAGGCCCGCCCCCCGCCGCCGCGCCGCCTGACGCTGC GCTCGGCCTGGGTCTTCCACGCGGCCGTCCCCCTGGCCGTGCTGGTGGCCACGGGCCTCGTGGTCACGGATTTCTACATCTTCCTCATCCCGCGCGCCACCACCTCCAGCCCCGCGCGGCCCCAGCTCGTGGCGCTCGCCCCGGCTCCCGGCTTCTCCTGGTTCCCGCCTCGGCCCACGCCGGCGGCGCCCTGGACCCCCGGCCGGGTGCCGCGCCCCGTGGGCCCTGACCTGAATGCCGCCCCGGCGGGGGCTGCGGAGGACGCGCTGGAGCCCGAGGGAGTTCCCGAAGAGACAGAGACGCCGGACGGGCCCTTGGACCGCAG GTGCTGGGGGCCCCCATCTTTGGATGGCAGACTATTCCCTGGCCACACCTGGGAGTGGCCCACGGCAGGACCAACCCCCCCACTCCTACCCAGGCTGTggagttgctgcatgcaggctgaGCCTGGGTGGGATCCAGCCATCTCCGTGCTGGTTCTGCATTTGCTGCCTTACACACCTGGATGGGGCTTGGGCTTGAAGGGGGAGGTGTGGCCTGGCCAGGACTGGGGAGAGACAGGCGGGGCCTGA
- the RPS5 gene encoding small ribosomal subunit protein uS7: protein MTEWETAAPAVAETPDIKLFGKWSTDDVQINDISLQDYIAVKEKYAKYLPHSAGRYAAKRFRKAQCPIVERLTNSMMMHGRNNGKKLMTVRIVKHAFEIIHLLTGENPLQVLVNAIINSGPREDSTRIGRAGTVRRQAVDVSPLRRVNQAIWLLCTGAREAAFRNIKTIAECLADELINAAKGSSNSYAIKKKDELERVAKSNR from the exons ATGACGGAGTGGGAGACAGCTGCACCTGCAGTAGCAGAGACCCCCGACATCAAGCTCTTTGGGAAGTGGAGCACCGATGATGTGCAGATCAATGACATTTCCCTGCAG GATTACATCGCCGTGAAGGAGAAGTATGCCAAATACCTGCCCCACAGTGCGGGGCGCTACGCGGCCAAGCGCTTCCGCAAGGCGCAGTGCCCCATCGTGGAGCGCCTCACCAACTCCATGATGATGCACGGCCGCAACAATGGCAAGAAGCTCATGACTGTGCGCATCGTCAAGCACGCCTTTGAGATCATCCACCTGCTCACGGGCGAG AACCCCCTGCAGGTCCTGGTGAACGCCATCATCAACAGCGGCCCTCGGGAGGACTCGACCCGCATTGGGCGAGCTGGTACAGTGAGGCGGCAGGCCGTGGACGTGTCCCCGCTGCGCCGTGTGAATCAG GCCATCTGGCTGCTGTGCACAGGTGCCCGTGAGGCCGCCTTCCGGAACATCAAGACCATTGCCGAGTGCCTGGCAGACGAGCTCATCAACGCTGCCAAG GGCTCCTCCAACTCCTACGCTATCAAGAAGAAGGATGAGCTGGAACGTGTGGCCAAGTCCAACCGCTGA